From one Streptomyces sp. SCSIO 30461 genomic stretch:
- a CDS encoding DUF1330 domain-containing protein, producing the protein MTTVNAYNAYAVANLRPPARLHDEVLSYLERIQATLDPFGGRFLVHGAPEREAREGEWPSALVLIGFPSMDAARRWYDSAAYQELIPLRTRHMAGDAMLIEGVPPGYDAAARAGALRAAQARQAP; encoded by the coding sequence ATGACCACTGTGAACGCGTACAACGCCTACGCCGTCGCGAACCTCCGGCCCCCGGCCCGTCTCCACGACGAGGTCCTCAGCTACCTCGAGCGCATCCAGGCCACCCTCGACCCCTTCGGCGGGCGGTTCCTCGTACACGGCGCGCCGGAGCGCGAGGCCCGGGAAGGAGAGTGGCCGTCCGCTCTGGTCCTCATCGGCTTCCCCTCGATGGACGCCGCCCGACGCTGGTACGACTCGGCGGCCTACCAGGAGCTCATCCCGCTGCGGACCCGGCACATGGCGGGCGATGCGATGCTGATCGAGGGCGTCCCGCCGGGCTACGACGCGGCGGCGAGGGCGGGCGCGCTGCGGGCCGCCCAGGCCCGGCAGGCGCCGTGA